One Edaphobacter flagellatus genomic region harbors:
- a CDS encoding capsule assembly Wzi family protein yields MQIRTFLPICCLLAGTLTAAVAQAPSTSQQTPPSAPEATPLSPDQVPSRPAYDPDQQKQQNSAPAAPPPAPTLPPTPPPAPTTPEKPYTAFQAYQPVDEMQNQQNALGSAYIPVDNWVYPAMLRLYSMGFLDTPFIGMRPWTRRSAMHMLQAAQRDIINSNNEEAQDILDKLLHELNAESPAGFTNRGLVYGMQSVYTRVTGIGGPILRDSFHLGQTMYNDYARPFESGFNNVTGFSTLNEAGRFSLYIRGEYQHAPRGTGYSYSLANFLSTQDYVKPYAPPNRPQDTIPEGPLPAQNYFRLIEANLSFHLLGHEISGGKSDAWLSPAQGGALAWSNNAENIYSFRINRVEPLHIPLVSKLLGPVRYDFFYGSLKGHTAPNSPYVHSEKFSFHPTSNFEFGFQRTIIFGGAGHAPVTLHTFLKGFFDINDTTAAEKYSRDDPGARYSNFTFSYRLPFVRKYATLYADTITHDDVTPISAPRRAGYRPGLYISHFPGRLQPLDLRVEAAVTDYATSKSQGGYGQYWEVIQNQGYTNKGFIMGDWIGREAKGGNAWLTWHLSGNEWIQLEYLNKKTPKDFIPGGTTQNQFKASFVKRFGPDIELNSWVQYEGWKAPIYKTGKQSNTAVSFQLTWYPQLKRYPQ; encoded by the coding sequence TTGCAGATCAGAACATTCCTCCCCATCTGCTGTTTGCTCGCAGGGACTCTGACGGCAGCAGTTGCCCAGGCTCCCTCGACCTCCCAACAGACGCCACCATCTGCGCCAGAAGCCACACCGCTGTCACCTGATCAGGTACCCTCTCGCCCTGCATACGATCCTGATCAACAAAAACAACAAAATTCTGCACCTGCAGCTCCACCTCCAGCGCCGACACTGCCTCCGACTCCTCCGCCGGCTCCAACAACTCCCGAGAAACCTTACACTGCCTTTCAGGCCTACCAGCCCGTGGATGAGATGCAGAACCAGCAGAACGCCCTTGGTTCTGCGTATATTCCCGTCGATAACTGGGTCTATCCGGCAATGCTGCGCCTCTATTCGATGGGTTTCCTCGACACGCCTTTTATTGGGATGCGTCCGTGGACACGGCGAAGCGCCATGCATATGCTGCAAGCCGCGCAGCGGGACATTATCAACAGCAATAACGAGGAGGCCCAGGACATCCTCGATAAGTTGCTTCACGAGCTTAACGCTGAATCGCCCGCCGGGTTCACGAACCGGGGACTCGTCTATGGAATGCAGTCCGTCTATACGCGAGTCACGGGCATCGGTGGGCCGATTCTGCGCGATAGCTTCCATCTTGGACAGACGATGTATAACGACTACGCGCGTCCCTTTGAATCCGGCTTCAATAACGTGACCGGCTTCTCTACGCTGAACGAAGCAGGGCGCTTTTCCTTATACATTCGTGGCGAGTACCAACATGCACCTCGGGGAACGGGATACTCGTACAGTCTGGCAAATTTTCTCTCTACGCAGGACTACGTCAAGCCATACGCACCGCCGAATCGCCCTCAGGACACCATTCCTGAAGGCCCGCTTCCCGCTCAAAACTACTTCCGTCTGATCGAAGCCAATCTCTCGTTTCATCTTCTAGGCCACGAAATCTCCGGCGGTAAGAGCGACGCATGGCTTAGCCCGGCACAGGGTGGCGCATTGGCGTGGTCCAACAATGCGGAAAATATTTATTCTTTCCGCATCAACCGCGTCGAACCGCTCCATATTCCCCTTGTATCAAAACTGCTCGGCCCCGTACGCTATGACTTCTTTTATGGAAGCCTGAAGGGGCATACTGCGCCGAACAGTCCCTACGTGCACTCAGAAAAATTTTCCTTCCATCCAACCAGCAACTTCGAATTCGGCTTTCAAAGGACCATCATCTTCGGGGGTGCGGGTCACGCTCCCGTCACTCTGCATACCTTCCTGAAGGGCTTCTTTGATATTAACGACACCACGGCTGCTGAGAAATATTCTCGCGACGACCCCGGCGCACGCTACAGCAACTTTACCTTTTCCTACCGGCTGCCCTTCGTGCGCAAATACGCCACCTTATACGCTGACACCATCACCCACGATGACGTTACGCCTATCAGTGCTCCCCGCCGTGCCGGCTATCGCCCCGGCCTCTATATCTCACACTTTCCAGGACGCTTGCAGCCTCTCGATCTTCGCGTCGAGGCCGCCGTCACCGACTATGCCACTTCCAAGAGTCAGGGGGGCTATGGCCAGTATTGGGAGGTCATCCAAAACCAGGGCTACACCAACAAAGGCTTCATCATGGGCGACTGGATCGGCCGCGAAGCGAAAGGTGGCAACGCCTGGCTTACCTGGCACCTCTCCGGCAATGAATGGATTCAGTTGGAGTATCTGAACAAGAAGACGCCGAAAGACTTTATCCCGGGCGGAACGACCCAGAATCAGTTCAAGGCCAGCTTCGTCAAACGGTTCGGCCCTGACATCGAGCTGAATTCCTGGGTGCAATACGAAGGCTGGAAGGCTCCGATTTACAAGACAGGCAAACAGAGCAATACCGCCGTATCCTTCCAGCTCACGTGGTATCCGCAGCTCAAGCGGTACCCGCAATAA
- a CDS encoding Gfo/Idh/MocA family oxidoreductase codes for MSEIRAAVIGFGLAGRVFHAPFIHAVPGLKLEAIVQRKGDEAAKAYPDTRILRSFDEAISDPSIQLIVVATPNETHFDLARQALLAGKHVVIDKPFCATSAEARELIQIAVDKKLIVAPYHNRRWDGDFKTVRKLLETNALGRLVTYESHFDRFRPLPREGTWKESANDANGMLFDLGPHLVDQATSLFGTPEAITASVRRDRDTTGIEDAFDITLHYPRMQAICRATMVAADPAPRFLLHGTKGSFRKYGVDPQEPALVAGKTVPRVGDPRVWLAERQEAWGTLTIAPDPANPGVLDKTQVKTELGDYRDFYANVRNAILGTAPLTVSSEDGYRVIRLLELARQSSAEGRTIPV; via the coding sequence ATGTCAGAGATTCGTGCTGCTGTCATCGGCTTCGGGCTTGCCGGCCGTGTATTTCACGCCCCCTTCATCCACGCGGTACCTGGATTGAAGCTTGAAGCGATTGTGCAACGCAAAGGCGACGAGGCCGCCAAGGCCTATCCTGACACACGCATCCTACGGTCATTTGATGAGGCCATCAGTGATCCCTCGATTCAATTGATCGTGGTGGCCACGCCTAACGAGACGCACTTCGACCTTGCCAGGCAAGCGCTGCTGGCGGGCAAGCACGTTGTAATCGACAAGCCGTTCTGCGCCACCAGTGCCGAGGCTCGTGAATTGATTCAGATTGCCGTGGATAAGAAGCTGATTGTGGCTCCGTATCACAATCGACGCTGGGATGGCGATTTTAAGACGGTGCGCAAGCTTCTTGAAACCAATGCCCTGGGCAGGCTTGTTACCTATGAATCGCACTTCGACCGCTTCCGCCCATTGCCGCGTGAAGGCACGTGGAAGGAGAGCGCGAATGACGCCAACGGCATGCTGTTCGACCTGGGGCCGCATCTTGTCGATCAGGCCACGTCTCTGTTCGGCACGCCTGAGGCAATTACCGCCAGCGTTCGGCGCGACCGGGATACAACCGGCATCGAGGACGCCTTTGACATCACGTTGCACTATCCCCGGATGCAGGCGATATGCCGCGCCACGATGGTGGCAGCCGATCCTGCGCCGCGTTTTCTGCTCCATGGCACCAAGGGGAGCTTCCGCAAATACGGCGTCGATCCACAGGAGCCTGCGCTGGTGGCAGGAAAGACCGTACCTCGGGTCGGCGATCCGCGTGTGTGGCTGGCTGAACGGCAGGAGGCATGGGGAACACTGACGATCGCTCCTGATCCTGCCAATCCGGGAGTTCTAGACAAAACACAGGTAAAGACGGAGCTAGGGGACTATCGCGATTTCTATGCCAACGTTCGCAATGCCATTCTCGGCACGGCTCCTCTGACAGTCAGCTCAGAGGATGGATATCGCGTTATCCGCCTGCTAGAGCTGGCACGCCAAAGCTCAGCTGAAGGCAGGACGATTCCCGTTTAA
- a CDS encoding TolC family protein yields MATALGVTAALGLTLLSVSAQGQQAAQPSGNQPRPTQTGPSSGPESSPIAGAQQQLYTVSGQNGSTVTQDSFKGSIVEGKSTGTTMDLSLDDAIQRGLRNNLGIILQGAAQKNANGQRLEELQALLPTATGAASINVQQVNLAAYGLKFPGLNPIVGPFQVVDFRAYLTQNLLNVSALQNYIAAKHNFAAAKLTADDARDLVVLTVGNAYLLCVADEARVESVTATLATSKVSLDQAVAAHDAGTSPKLDVLRAQVDYQNEQQTLISAKNQLAKDKLALARVIGLPLDQDYKLTDLVPYAAFNDIDPQATAEQALKSRKDLAASGEQVLAAKAQKTSAWAYQLPVVSFSGDFGDLGQTPGHSHSSYTATGQVTVPILQVAKTKGQEDVAGAQYDQARARLADQAQQINADVRDSLLDIQAAAKLVEATHSNVELANEALSEAQQRFKAGVSDNLPVSQAQSQTEQANDQYISALYQHNIAKLSLARALGAAQAKYKDYLGGK; encoded by the coding sequence GTGGCAACTGCCCTAGGCGTGACTGCGGCTCTTGGCCTAACGTTGCTGAGCGTATCGGCTCAGGGCCAGCAGGCGGCGCAGCCATCCGGCAATCAGCCGCGGCCTACGCAGACCGGACCAAGCTCCGGTCCTGAAAGCTCCCCGATCGCTGGCGCACAGCAGCAGCTTTATACCGTCTCAGGGCAGAACGGGTCGACGGTCACGCAGGATTCCTTCAAGGGCTCCATCGTTGAGGGCAAATCGACCGGAACGACGATGGATCTGTCGCTCGATGATGCCATTCAGCGCGGACTGCGCAACAACCTGGGCATCATCCTGCAGGGAGCTGCACAGAAGAATGCAAACGGCCAGAGGCTCGAAGAGCTGCAGGCTCTCCTGCCCACGGCAACCGGTGCAGCCAGCATCAACGTGCAGCAGGTGAACCTTGCGGCGTACGGTCTGAAGTTTCCCGGTCTCAATCCGATCGTCGGACCCTTCCAGGTCGTCGATTTTCGTGCCTATCTGACACAAAATCTTCTGAACGTCTCTGCGCTGCAGAACTACATCGCGGCCAAACATAACTTTGCTGCAGCCAAGCTGACTGCTGACGATGCGCGCGATCTGGTCGTGTTGACCGTCGGCAATGCGTATCTATTGTGTGTCGCAGATGAGGCTCGCGTCGAATCGGTTACCGCCACGTTGGCAACTTCGAAGGTCTCGCTCGATCAGGCTGTAGCTGCGCATGATGCCGGTACCAGTCCAAAGCTCGATGTGCTTCGCGCGCAGGTGGATTATCAGAATGAGCAACAGACCTTGATCTCGGCAAAGAACCAGTTGGCCAAGGACAAGCTGGCACTGGCCCGTGTGATCGGCCTTCCGCTCGATCAGGACTACAAGCTGACGGATCTTGTGCCGTATGCAGCCTTCAACGACATCGATCCGCAGGCGACAGCCGAGCAGGCCCTCAAGTCACGTAAGGATCTCGCCGCATCGGGTGAGCAGGTTCTCGCAGCCAAAGCACAAAAGACCTCGGCCTGGGCTTATCAGCTTCCCGTCGTCAGCTTCTCGGGAGACTTCGGTGACCTCGGACAAACTCCTGGCCATTCGCATTCGAGCTATACCGCGACTGGGCAGGTGACGGTCCCAATCCTTCAGGTGGCAAAGACGAAGGGGCAGGAGGACGTCGCCGGAGCACAGTACGATCAGGCCCGCGCCCGCCTTGCCGATCAGGCGCAGCAGATCAATGCCGATGTTCGCGACAGCCTTCTCGATATTCAGGCTGCAGCAAAGTTAGTCGAAGCAACGCACTCCAATGTAGAGCTGGCCAACGAGGCGCTCAGCGAAGCGCAGCAGCGCTTCAAGGCTGGAGTTTCGGATAACCTTCCCGTCTCGCAGGCTCAGTCTCAGACGGAGCAGGCGAACGACCAGTACATCAGTGCTCTTTATCAGCACAATATCGCCAAGCTCTCCTTGGCGCGTGCCCTGGGCGCAGCCCAGGCAAAATACAAAGATTATCTCGGAGGAAAGTAA
- the argJ gene encoding bifunctional glutamate N-acetyltransferase/amino-acid acetyltransferase ArgJ: MDVEVKTGREALPQGFQWGAVKAGIKASGNLDLAAAVAPEGANAAVMFTSNQVVAAPITVGRSHIASSGGRVRAVLVNAGNANCATGKAGIDACSATCAAAAETFGCIFDEVFPSSTGIIGVPFPGDKVVAALPGLKISLGATEEHAELFAKAIMTTDTKMKVARTAIDVNGVSVTIFGAAKGAGMIHPRLGPPVPPHATMLVYLFTDIAAEGTDLRELLQPAVHQSFNSISIDGDTSTNDTVLLLASGASGVKLDSMLRERFADALNRVCRTLAHKIVDDGEGVTHVVTLDISGARNEAEARQIARSIAHSPLCKTAWSSADPNWGRLMAAAGYSGVEFDPENVIVRIGDVPVYEGGMRSPNFDETKAHKVMQQREYTIAIHMGQGDAGCRFVTCDLTEEYVRINADYST, encoded by the coding sequence ATGGACGTTGAAGTGAAGACAGGACGTGAAGCTCTTCCGCAGGGCTTTCAGTGGGGCGCGGTCAAAGCAGGAATCAAGGCAAGCGGGAATCTCGATCTCGCGGCAGCCGTCGCTCCAGAGGGAGCCAACGCCGCGGTGATGTTTACCAGCAATCAGGTTGTGGCAGCCCCTATCACGGTGGGACGCAGCCATATTGCTTCCTCGGGCGGCCGCGTGCGCGCGGTGCTGGTGAACGCGGGCAATGCCAACTGCGCGACAGGGAAAGCAGGCATCGATGCATGTTCGGCGACCTGCGCTGCCGCGGCGGAGACCTTTGGCTGCATCTTCGATGAGGTCTTCCCTTCTTCAACGGGTATCATCGGCGTTCCCTTCCCGGGCGATAAGGTGGTCGCCGCGCTGCCGGGTCTAAAGATATCGCTGGGCGCAACAGAGGAACACGCTGAGCTATTTGCCAAGGCCATCATGACGACCGACACGAAGATGAAGGTGGCTCGTACGGCAATCGATGTGAACGGCGTGAGCGTAACAATCTTCGGGGCGGCTAAAGGCGCAGGCATGATTCACCCTCGGCTGGGTCCGCCGGTGCCGCCCCATGCGACGATGCTGGTTTATCTGTTCACCGATATCGCAGCTGAGGGCACCGACCTGCGCGAGTTGCTGCAGCCGGCCGTCCACCAGAGCTTCAACTCCATCTCCATCGACGGCGACACCTCGACCAACGATACCGTGCTGCTGCTGGCGAGTGGAGCCAGTGGCGTAAAGCTTGACAGCATGCTGCGCGAGCGATTCGCCGATGCTCTTAATCGCGTCTGCCGCACGCTTGCACACAAGATCGTTGATGACGGCGAAGGTGTCACCCACGTCGTGACGCTCGATATCAGCGGAGCTCGCAACGAGGCCGAGGCTCGCCAGATCGCTCGTTCTATCGCCCACTCTCCTCTCTGCAAGACGGCATGGTCGAGCGCAGATCCGAACTGGGGACGGTTAATGGCAGCCGCAGGCTACTCCGGTGTAGAGTTCGATCCCGAAAACGTGATCGTCCGCATTGGGGATGTTCCTGTCTACGAGGGCGGGATGCGGTCACCCAACTTTGATGAAACGAAGGCCCACAAAGTGATGCAGCAACGCGAGTACACCATTGCCATCCATATGGGTCAGGGTGACGCCGGTTGCCGCTTCGTTACCTGCGACCTGACGGAGGAATATGTCCGAATCAATGCCGACTACTCCACCTAG
- a CDS encoding thiamine pyrophosphate-dependent enzyme yields the protein MAVKDKKEAGENPLVPNAKLRAMYVAMIEARTLEDTATAKARGKGRRLKLTSIRGQEAVRTSTAIELGADDLISDYAPSAGMGSILGDDPIGLLKAFSSGKNKKIPRLLPTIEDSEQRVEMAIGAALALKTQGRQGVVVVYIGKNELSSQAYARLLKPAAHYELPIIFVVLPGMSRRKDDDDLAVVAKMAGKSGVPGIPVDSCDAVALYRVTQESLGRTRSGDGPVLIECVFWPTARNSKSALSDPMEHMEQFLLGRKIVTPAWLKQASKAARRRLKTIRRASK from the coding sequence ATGGCAGTCAAGGACAAAAAAGAGGCGGGCGAGAATCCTCTTGTACCCAATGCAAAGTTACGTGCCATGTACGTGGCCATGATTGAAGCGAGGACTTTGGAGGACACCGCGACAGCGAAGGCTCGCGGCAAAGGCCGCAGGCTGAAACTCACTTCGATTCGCGGTCAGGAAGCCGTCCGCACCAGTACCGCGATCGAGCTTGGAGCAGATGATCTGATCAGCGACTATGCTCCCAGCGCGGGTATGGGTTCGATCCTCGGCGATGATCCGATCGGCCTTCTTAAGGCTTTCTCCTCCGGCAAGAACAAGAAGATACCTCGCCTTCTCCCAACGATCGAAGACTCTGAACAGCGCGTAGAGATGGCGATCGGTGCAGCTCTTGCTTTGAAGACACAGGGACGCCAGGGTGTTGTTGTCGTCTATATCGGCAAGAATGAGTTGAGCTCGCAAGCTTACGCCAGGCTGCTAAAGCCAGCGGCCCATTACGAACTCCCGATCATCTTCGTTGTCCTGCCTGGTATGTCACGCCGCAAAGACGATGACGATCTTGCCGTGGTTGCGAAGATGGCGGGGAAATCGGGGGTTCCCGGGATTCCCGTCGATTCCTGCGATGCGGTTGCACTTTACCGTGTTACGCAGGAATCTCTGGGCCGTACACGCAGCGGAGATGGTCCGGTATTAATCGAATGCGTGTTCTGGCCCACTGCACGCAACTCAAAAAGCGCGCTCTCCGATCCAATGGAACATATGGAACAGTTCCTGCTCGGCCGTAAGATCGTGACGCCAGCATGGCTCAAGCAGGCCTCCAAAGCTGCTCGCAGGCGGCTTAAAACCATACGAAGAGCATCAAAGTAG
- the aceE gene encoding pyruvate dehydrogenase (acetyl-transferring), homodimeric type, protein MTTKLETAAAQADFTREVAEWIEAFDEVVAGDWEQSAELLEALRTRAREAGVPVPSELTTPYQNTIPKHDEVPYPGDRALERRVEALIRWNAMAMVHGQNKKDAGIGGHISTYSSLATLLEVGFNHFFRAKYSSPTGGADLPGDFVYFQGHASPGVYARAFLEGRFDEKRLKNFRHELRGEPGLSSYPHPWLMPDFWRFPTVSMGIGPLNAIYQARFMRYLENRGLIEKSDRKVWAFVGDGETDEVDSLGAISLGSREKLDNLIFVVNCNLQRLDGPVRGNKRIIDELEGMFRGAGWNVIKVVWGSDWDELFERDHQGLLLKRMEECVDGDYQAFKAKGGAYLREHFFGKYPELLKLVEDKTDEQLARLHRGGHDPVKIYNAYKRALEHKGGPTVILAKTVKGYGLGSTEARNASHQEKKLTDDSMKSFIARFEIPVTEEDAKNGAFHRPDESAPEIQYLHARRAELGGYLPKREVPKIEFKTPALDTLKEWTSGSNNRAVSTTMGFVSLLRHLLKDPSFGQLVVPIVPDEGRTFGLESVIKQVGIYAPEGQKYTPHDSDMLLSYREEKNGQILEEGITEAGSMASFTAAGTAYSNYRLPMIPFYMYYSMFGFQRIGDMAWAFADSRGKGFLMGGTAGRTTMLGEGLQHQDGHSHVLSSTIPTCLSYDPAFVYELAVIVQDGLRRMYEKAEDCFYYITMYNEDYAMPPMPEGVTEGILRGLYKLKPAIKGEAVAQLFGSGPILNEVLRAQEILSSKYGVETDVWSVTSYSELRRDALAIERWNRLHPAEALKKNYLETTLEGAKGPIIAASDYMKVLPDALSPWLPARLVTLGTDGFGRSDNREHLRRHFEVNAEAIAAATLSRLARDGKFKPKAAQKALVELGVDTEAGDPARA, encoded by the coding sequence ATGACAACAAAGCTTGAGACCGCCGCTGCACAGGCCGACTTCACCAGGGAAGTTGCCGAATGGATCGAAGCCTTCGACGAGGTTGTAGCCGGAGATTGGGAGCAGAGCGCTGAATTGCTGGAAGCTCTCCGCACCCGCGCCCGCGAGGCCGGAGTTCCTGTACCCAGTGAGCTGACGACTCCTTATCAAAATACGATTCCCAAACACGACGAGGTTCCTTATCCCGGCGATCGTGCGCTGGAGCGGCGCGTCGAGGCTCTGATCCGTTGGAATGCGATGGCGATGGTCCATGGTCAGAATAAGAAAGACGCGGGCATCGGCGGGCATATTTCCACCTATTCCTCGCTGGCGACGCTTCTTGAGGTCGGCTTCAATCATTTCTTCCGGGCGAAATATTCCAGCCCCACCGGCGGCGCCGATCTGCCTGGAGATTTCGTCTACTTTCAGGGCCACGCCTCACCCGGCGTCTATGCTCGCGCCTTTCTTGAGGGCCGCTTTGACGAAAAGCGCCTTAAGAATTTCCGCCACGAGCTTCGTGGTGAGCCTGGCCTGTCGAGCTATCCGCATCCCTGGCTGATGCCGGACTTCTGGCGCTTCCCTACGGTTTCGATGGGCATCGGGCCATTGAATGCCATCTATCAGGCCCGCTTTATGCGCTATCTCGAAAACCGTGGCCTGATTGAGAAGAGCGACCGCAAGGTATGGGCCTTCGTCGGTGACGGCGAGACTGACGAGGTCGATTCACTGGGCGCTATCTCGCTCGGCTCGCGCGAGAAGCTTGACAACCTGATCTTCGTCGTCAACTGCAACCTGCAGCGTCTCGACGGCCCTGTGCGCGGCAACAAGCGCATTATCGACGAACTGGAGGGCATGTTCCGCGGTGCGGGGTGGAACGTCATCAAGGTCGTCTGGGGTTCGGACTGGGATGAGCTCTTCGAACGCGACCACCAGGGCTTGCTGCTGAAGCGAATGGAAGAGTGTGTCGACGGCGACTACCAAGCCTTCAAGGCCAAGGGCGGCGCTTACCTGCGTGAGCACTTCTTCGGCAAATATCCGGAGCTGCTGAAACTGGTTGAGGACAAGACCGACGAGCAGCTTGCACGCCTGCACCGCGGCGGTCATGACCCGGTCAAGATCTACAACGCTTACAAGCGCGCGCTCGAACATAAGGGCGGCCCAACGGTTATTCTTGCCAAAACGGTCAAGGGATACGGTCTGGGTTCCACCGAAGCACGTAACGCCTCGCACCAGGAAAAGAAGCTGACGGATGACTCGATGAAGTCGTTCATCGCACGCTTCGAGATTCCGGTTACCGAAGAGGACGCCAAGAACGGAGCCTTCCACCGCCCCGACGAATCTGCTCCTGAGATTCAGTACCTCCACGCTCGGCGCGCGGAGCTAGGCGGTTATCTGCCCAAGCGCGAAGTGCCGAAGATTGAGTTCAAGACACCGGCGCTGGATACGCTGAAGGAGTGGACGAGCGGGTCGAACAACCGTGCAGTCTCCACGACGATGGGTTTCGTCAGCCTACTGCGTCACCTGCTGAAGGACCCCTCGTTCGGCCAGCTGGTTGTTCCTATCGTTCCCGACGAAGGACGCACCTTCGGGCTCGAATCGGTCATCAAGCAGGTCGGCATCTATGCTCCGGAAGGCCAGAAGTATACCCCGCACGACTCCGACATGCTGCTGAGCTACCGCGAGGAGAAGAACGGGCAGATTCTGGAAGAAGGCATTACTGAGGCTGGTTCGATGGCTTCATTCACGGCGGCGGGAACTGCTTATTCCAACTATCGCCTGCCGATGATTCCCTTCTACATGTACTATTCGATGTTTGGCTTCCAACGTATCGGCGACATGGCGTGGGCCTTTGCCGATTCGCGCGGCAAGGGCTTCCTGATGGGAGGAACCGCTGGCCGCACTACCATGCTGGGCGAAGGCTTGCAGCATCAGGACGGTCACAGCCACGTGCTGTCGAGCACCATTCCTACCTGCCTAAGCTACGATCCTGCGTTTGTATACGAGCTGGCCGTGATTGTGCAGGACGGCCTGCGGCGCATGTACGAAAAAGCAGAAGATTGCTTCTACTACATCACCATGTACAACGAAGATTATGCGATGCCACCGATGCCCGAGGGTGTCACCGAAGGCATCCTGCGTGGTTTGTATAAGCTGAAGCCCGCCATCAAGGGTGAGGCCGTCGCGCAGCTCTTCGGCAGCGGCCCCATTCTGAACGAAGTGCTGCGGGCGCAGGAGATTCTCTCTTCGAAGTATGGCGTTGAGACCGATGTATGGAGCGTCACCAGCTACAGCGAGCTGCGGCGCGACGCACTCGCCATCGAGCGCTGGAACCGTCTGCATCCTGCAGAAGCGTTGAAGAAGAACTATCTGGAGACGACGCTGGAAGGCGCCAAGGGGCCGATTATCGCGGCAAGCGATTATATGAAGGTGCTTCCGGATGCGCTTTCGCCGTGGCTTCCTGCAAGGCTGGTCACGCTGGGAACGGACGGGTTCGGACGCAGCGACAATCGCGAGCACCTGCGTCGACACTTTGAGGTCAATGCCGAAGCTATTGCTGCTGCAACGCTCTCAAGGCTGGCTCGTGACGGCAAGTTCAAACCCAAGGCCGCCCAGAAGGCTCTGGTTGAACTTGGCGTCGACACTGAAGCAGGCGATCCGGCGCGCGCGTAG
- a CDS encoding HlyD family secretion protein, which translates to MAEQETKNNAPEVEEESPEKKTRRKLVVIAVVALLAIGAALFYWHSTFTEDTDDAQVDGDLYQVSSRIAGQVIKVYVEDNQAVKAGDLIAEIDPKDFQVALEQAQANLANAEAAAIQANVTVPITSITSNTSINTTSSDVQGTQAAVAQSQKEVQAAEARVAQAKANAIKSDLDVDRYKPLVEKDVISKQQFDAAVAQAAANRAAVLEAESNLIGQQEAVRQAQQRLIQARSQAMQAAKNGPSQVKVQQARAQAALADVKQAQARVDQAKLNLSYTRITAPVSGIVNKKNVQVGANLSVGQDVLTIVPLTDLWVTANFKETQLDKMRPGQDVTIKVDALGGRKFHGKVKQIGGATGSRLSLFPPENATGNYVKVVQRIPVRIDFTNLADENKDLSLRPGFSVTPIVSVK; encoded by the coding sequence TTGGCAGAGCAAGAGACAAAGAATAACGCCCCGGAAGTGGAAGAAGAGTCTCCGGAGAAGAAGACCCGGCGCAAGCTGGTTGTTATCGCCGTCGTAGCATTGCTTGCGATTGGTGCAGCTCTCTTCTACTGGCACTCTACGTTTACTGAGGACACGGACGACGCGCAGGTGGATGGCGACCTCTATCAGGTCAGCTCCCGCATTGCCGGTCAGGTGATCAAGGTCTACGTCGAAGACAACCAGGCCGTGAAGGCAGGCGATCTGATCGCCGAGATTGACCCCAAGGACTTCCAGGTCGCACTCGAACAGGCCCAGGCCAATCTTGCCAATGCGGAAGCCGCAGCCATTCAGGCCAACGTCACGGTGCCGATTACGAGCATCACCTCGAACACCAGCATCAACACGACCAGTTCCGATGTACAAGGAACGCAGGCAGCCGTAGCGCAGTCGCAGAAAGAGGTGCAGGCCGCGGAGGCTCGCGTGGCGCAGGCCAAGGCGAATGCCATCAAGTCCGATCTTGACGTCGACCGTTACAAGCCGCTCGTGGAGAAGGATGTCATCTCCAAGCAGCAGTTCGACGCCGCAGTCGCTCAGGCCGCCGCTAACCGCGCTGCTGTGCTCGAGGCTGAATCCAACCTCATCGGCCAACAGGAAGCGGTTCGCCAGGCGCAACAGCGTCTGATTCAGGCTCGTTCGCAGGCGATGCAGGCTGCGAAGAACGGCCCCAGCCAGGTGAAGGTACAGCAGGCCCGGGCACAGGCGGCTCTCGCCGATGTGAAGCAGGCACAGGCCAGGGTCGATCAGGCCAAGCTGAACCTGAGCTACACGCGTATTACGGCTCCCGTTTCCGGAATCGTCAACAAGAAGAACGTTCAGGTAGGAGCGAATCTCTCCGTCGGCCAGGATGTGCTGACAATCGTTCCGCTGACGGACCTCTGGGTGACGGCGAACTTCAAAGAGACGCAGCTCGACAAGATGCGTCCCGGCCAGGACGTCACGATCAAGGTCGACGCTCTGGGTGGCCGCAAGTTCCACGGCAAGGTGAAGCAGATCGGCGGAGCAACAGGCTCACGTCTTTCGCTCTTTCCGCCTGAGAACGCAACGGGTAACTACGTCAAGGTCGTCCAGCGCATTCCGGTGCGCATCGACTTCACCAATCTGGCTGATGAGAACAAGGATCTCTCCTTGAGGCCTGGCTTCTCCGTCACGCCTATTGTTTCCGTAAAGTAA